The DNA window GCCATCCGGCCGGAAGATCTGCACTCGATTGTTCGCGCGGTGAACCTCGAAGACGTCGCCGTCGCGGTCGGCATCGAGCGCGTCGTATTCCTCGGTGTCGGTGACGATGAAACGGCCGGTCGAATCGATCGCGAGGCCGAACGGGAAGATGAAGTGTCCGGGAGAGGTGCCGCCGGTTGCGCTGCCGACGGTGAACTGCAGCGTCAGCATGTCGTCCGCCTGGGCCCGGGGCGGGGAAACCTGCACCGCTGCAGCCAGCGCCACGCAGAGCGCGGCCCACAGCCGGCGCGACGCCGATGAGTACATCCTTTTAATAGTCGTTCGCGGGTCAGCCGCGTGTCAATACGGACGAGGCCGCGGCGGTGACGCTACTCTAGCTCCACCAGGCCGCGCGCGGCCAGGTCCGCAGCCAGGCTCGTCACGTCGCGCGCCGCGGTGTCCGCGTCGACGTCGAACTCCGCGACGAGCGCGTCGCGCACGGCTTCAAGCGAGCCGCGTTGCTCGATGAGCTGCCAGACCCTCGTTCCGACGCCGT is part of the Acidobacteriota bacterium genome and encodes:
- a CDS encoding PqqD family protein, yielding MNKIRISDDAVFREIDGEAVVLNLASGIYFGLNGVGTRVWQLIEQRGSLEAVRDALVAEFDVDADTAARDVTSLAADLAARGLVELE